The sequence TCACCTCTCTTTACCCTTGAGTAATTCAAATCCCAAACTTACCCCTTGTAACAGTCTCCTCCAACAACGCTTGTCCAATATCCCCTCCCACACACATGCTAAGGCCTCATTTGTTTAGAGTGAGGTGTGGGTGGGAGAGTTTTTTAAGTGGGTCCCATATGTTGGTGGGGGTGACAAACCAAATAGTAAAGTGCAAGGTGTTTGGTTGTTCTGTGTAAGGACGCTCCAAAGAGGGAGCTAAAGGAGTAGGAGGGGTAGACGGCGAAGAGAATGAGTATCAGTTGTCAAATGCGTCAACTTTGGTGGAGCATCTTCCCATTGTTAATGTTCTTTTTAAGTTCAAGTTCTCATTTCAAGTGAAAAGATGCTTCCTTTCTCCCGTTTGGAGTTCGTGATTTTTAGGATTCAGCTGTAACGGGAACAATCGAGCagaggaaggaaaaggagaTGGAGGGCGGTTGCGGTGCGGGTGCTTCCATAACTGCGCCTATGGGTGTCACCTTGTGGTCAAGCATGCATGTGCTACATTGCATCGGCACCTAGGGTCCTACCCTGCCCGCGGATCACCTTCTCTCCGCCTTGATTGCTCGTTGTTCAGCACCAGTTTTGGTGGGACTTTATCAGGGGGTAGGGTGGGACAAACCGTCGGCCACAGTTAATTTGACAATTTTGTGGTTGTCTACTCTAATTCTTTATCGAAAACAAATGTGTAACCACAAGGAAGAACCcaagcaaacaatcacacaatgccAGAAATTTAACGTGGTTCAGCAAGATTGCCAAAATCCACTTAAGAGTACCCGCATCATCATCTATGGCAACAACCTTTTTGCCACAAGCTTTACCATTACTCACATGTATACATACTTCCACATACAAAAGTCGGCTCAGCACTAGCTCCAATGAGAACTATAAAAACCATGGGCTTGGCCCCAAAGGGGTAAAGGTAGTCGAACTCAAGATGCATGTTGATTTAGGCACACTCCCTTGCAAACTGAGCTACACAACTTTCTACCTTCCTCATACAAATACAATGTGACTTCAAGCCACCATGGTGCTTTGGAGAATATACTTtccactttaaaaaaaaaaaaatggaaagaatgtgatggaatgattgttagaaaaatcaatttcaaaagaAGCATAATGGATTGAAGAGCCTCTAGCTATCTACCTCGTATGAACCTCTCAAAGGTGCAAGAATAAAGATTAGATTCCAAAAAAGCCCGTGGCAACTTATGGTGTCCTCGATGAATAGAACAAAGTGGAACAAGGAGAATGCGACAATACCACATGCTAACCTtaataaggctatgtttggatatcaagaaaagaaaaggaaatagttaaaaaatatatatacacaaaatataATGAAACAATCATTGattttatgtctatctctcccctcaaattcaattttttttttactttttcttttcctgacatccaaacatagcctaagtggTATCATAGTGGAACCAATGGAAAAGGTGGTGCATAGGGCAAGGGAGGGTATTGCGGGTGAAGGTGCTGTTGGAGGGAACTATTATAAGAGGTGAGGGTTAACTTATGAATGTTGAATTattaaaggagaaagagaggtggAAGTCTACTTCTTCTGGggaattagagaagaagtttggAGTAAGGGAGTTCGAGTAAATAAAGGCCAAATATAGGAGTAAAAGAGAATTCTTCAACTTTCttctatttaattatttaactaGTGCAAAACTGAGAAATTATTTACTAACTTACTATTCGTTGACTTTGTCAAATATTATCCAATTTTTAATATGGGTTCCAACCGACAAAGTACCTACATAGccaatatttttttccaaacaaaACTAAAATACTTTATGCACATCAAAGCATAACCATGTTGCTTTAGAAGCACTTTGCATTTTAATAACATTGGTCTTGTTTGATCCTTTCTTCTCATGCAATTTTAGTATATAAAAGTCTATAAATTTTATTAGtttacatggaaaaaaaatgattgggAAACTAGATTTCTTGCATATATTCTTTAAAAATATAAGAAGAATGTTAAAGTTTAAGTCACTACTTTCACACCCAAACATATATGCATCAACCACTAAATCAACTTTCATTCGTGTGAACGAAGTAAATTCAGTATTTAAAGAATCAAACAAAGCATGAACCAACCTGTATTATGGCCTATTAACCATGGGAAAAATATGGCAATCAAAGATTGGAAATGATTATAGAATTACCTGGTACCAGATGCATGCCACACTCATCGGAATAAAAAGTATTAACATTTGCCACGTAACTTGTGACAGTACTATAGCAGTTCCCAAAAATCCTACGAGTGACATAAGAAATTCTTCAAATTGATTTGGAATAGATTTATCAAGTGCACTTTGATCTATAGATGCCTGTTTACAAAAATAGAATTcgtttcaatttaaatttatgGTAGTTGAACAAAATCATGTAGATCGATCACATGTGTAACTAATCATACTTACTAACCCGATTCAGAATTCTTCCACTCGGAGTAGAATCGAAAAATGACATGGGAGCACGAAAAATGCACAAATGCATTTTGTTGAAAAACAAAGTGGCTGTCTTGTATCCAACAGTTGCAATGAGCATGGACCTTATAAGGACACAAAGAGAGCTTCCAAGAGTCAAAGCAACATAAACGAAGATAAGAGTGGCTCCTCTAACATGAGGCCCTGCATCCTCAGAAATGGGAGTCGCCCACACCATCCAGTAATTACTAGCTATTAAGAGACACTGAAAAGAAATTTGTGCCAGCAATATCAATGGTACAAAAGCCCCTTTATATGTAGCAGTAACATACTTCCAATAGACTGAAAGGCCAActctacccttttctctcttttcttcttggacaagCTGCCCTTCTAAATGAACCTGTTTTTCCACTTTGCAATTTTTGGGTTCCCTTTCCTCGTCATCTTCAATAGGTTTATCGCTACCTAAAAGATTACCATCTTCTTCACTGGTAATTGAATTATCTAAAGTAACTTGACGATCGATAGAATTAACTACTGTCAAACCTTTCTTATGTGAACCTACTAATTCCATAAAGTCAGTTCCTGAATGATGAATTTCTTCATACTTTCCTGCTTGTGTAATCCGTCCACCTCTCATAACCTGCAAACAAGAGAGGTTATATAATCACTCTCAAACTAGTTTAACATAATTAAAGTCTAGAAAGAAATATGACCTATTCTCACCAGGATAAGATCAGCAAAAGATAAAAACTCTATTTGGTGGGTAACATAAATTACTGTTTTTGAACCCAAAATGCCTAGTAAACATTCCTGTCACAACAATCCAAATTTTCACATTTAGACATTTAAAAATAATCTCTAGCTACTTCAAAAGAGCCAAATAATTATATGATTATTGATataatttcattttcataatAATAACATCAAACTATATGTTTTATGCAAGAACATTCATTGCTCAATATCAAGCATATACGTGTCTTATTTGTTCAATAAACCATAATCTTATTCTTCttagattaatttttttaatgaaattcagTTTTCTGCTATATAAAAGTGTTGTAAGCAATGAAATATATTCAAGTcaatttcatcaaggaaagcttCAGAAGTATGGGTCAAAGAGAAATTACCTTAAATAGATGAGTTCCTGTGTGAGCATCCATAGCACTAAAAGGATCATCAAGCAGATAAATATCAGCATCATGATACAAAGCACGTGCAATCTGAATTCTTTGTTTCTGCCCACCACTTAagttgatccccctctcccctatAATAGTTTGGTCCCCAAATGCAAACAATTCTAAGTCCTTCTTTAATGAACATGCTTCTAGGATCATATTGTACCTTTTTTTATCCATCTCCTTACCAAACAATATATTGTCTACTATCTTGCCACTTTGTATCCAAGGTGATTGTGCAACGTAGGCCTTCGTCCCATTCAAATTAATGGCTCCAGATATCCTCGGCATTTCTCCTAATATGCATGAAAGTAGGCTTGACTTTCCTGACCCAACAAAACCACAAACAGCCACTTTCATACCATGGCACACTCGGAAATTGATGTCTTTCAATGTGAGAATAGGGGAATGAAGTTCCCAAGAGAAATTCCCCTTGACTACGTCAATTGCAACCTTGACACTATCTCTCGAAAGCTTATATGCTATATTTGGATGAAGATCATCGAGACAGAGGAATGAAGTTATTCTATCAAGGGAAACTTTAGTTTGAACTACCATATAGATTAGGTCTGGGAGATTATAAATGGTCCCTTGCAATATATTAAATGTAGCAAGTGCGGTTAGAATCTTCCCCGAATCTAACGGAATTCCTACCAgcacacaaaacccaaaagttaCCATAGATATAAACATAGGAGCAGACAGGTAGACAAAGGCAATTATAGCTGATGaataaagtaatttttttaatcttcttgTTTCAAAGTTTCTGAGCTCAATTATTTTTGCCAAAAACTTCATATCCCATCCCTGGAGCTTGAGAATCCTCATATTCTTTAGAGCCTCAGATGTCACCTTCATCCGTTGATCCTTCGAATCCATCAATTCCCCTTGAAATTTCTCCTGTAGTTTTCCTAGTGGTACATTTGCTAACAACAAAATTATTGTGGAAACAAAAGCTACAAGTGAAGCAAGCCCAATTTTGCTGTACAAAATCAATAATGCTAGAACAACCTGAACAGGCACCCTCCATATATTGTGCAAGTGCCAACTAAAAAGGCCAGTCCTCTCAACATCAACACTCAATAAATTAGCATTCTTCCCACTACTGTGGCCTTGCTTTGATTGGCTTGAAAGACTAAGACCCTTCTTATAGATTATTGTGAACAAGGCAGCACGAACCTTAATTGATATCACTCGCAATTGAAAGAACAAATGCCTCTCTGAGATGCACCTTATGAactttgaaagaaagaaaataaatactaaggcatagaatttatattttgtcTGGTGAGTTTTGCTATTGAAATACTGAACAAATGCGCCAATAAAGTATGGTCCAACATAAGAAGCCAATGTGCATATAATGGAAAATAAAGTTGTCCATaaaatttctttccatgttGAGAGAATCAATGCCTTTACCAGCTTGGGTGTGCTTACTTTACCATCGTTAACACTGCCATTACCATCATATTcaagtttatttctaaaatcagCAAACACCACTTTGGCACTATCATAATTGTCAAgttgaggaacatcttcaagGTCTAGTATTTTACTATACCCGAGTGAAAGCAAAGGGCCCATCCAAGCAAAAGTAAATATACTAAGAAGATTGGCATTTGCATAAGGAGTTACACCATCTCCACTGAGACTTAATCCTTTCTCATTGTCACCATTGCTTTGATTGGAACTAGTTTTCAAAAGAGGCTCCACAAGATGAAGATCTCTGTCTTCTCTCCCTTTGACAAACAATCCAACATAACAAaagagaaaaccagaaaaaatagACATACCATCGGAGACCCATAGCAGAAACGGCAAGGATGAGCATTTCCAATACAAACCAAGATGTATAACAAGATAGGAACATGACATTAAGAAGTAAAAGGCCCACCAAATCCTTAATAAAATGGGGAACCTACGCTCACTTGAATGAGAGAACTGAACGTGCAAGTAAACGGAGATCACAAACCAAGTAAGTGTTTTAAATGCAAAATCCAACTCAGCAAAAAACTTTAGATCAGTCCAACCATGTTTATACCCAGAGAAGTAGTTTAAAACAGATAGGAGAAGATCACCAAATGATAGTCCAAGGCAAGACAAAAGAGAGGACCAATAATATAAAAAGTATGTGTTCTTCAatatttgttttgaattttcaagggTAGGCACAGTGTGTTTCTTGCGAACCCAGAAAATGGACAAAACTAACAGCATAAACAAGTGTGAAGAAGCAGAAAACCCGTGCAGGAAGATGGTTGTAgaagacttgaaaaataaaGTCCACATATTTATatcattctttgattcttcaaaaGCATCCATGTttgcaatttttcttttcttctgcttGTAATTTGGTGACTTAGCTCAGGCAGGTCTAATACAAATCCTACCAAATTTACCGTTTTTTCACTTAAAGTAGATCCATTTGCAAAAATGTCGCAGGAACTCTGGCTTCTAAATACCAATTATTTCCATCTTATGTATTATGCAAAGACTTGGCCCAATATTGGAGTCTCTCGCTTTAGATGTAGTTGAAACCTGCTAATGAACAAATAGCACAGAAAAACtacttaaaaatatataaagagcAAGAGATTTGGAAAATTGttgataaaaagagaagaattgaaAGAAGTTGCAGTTGTATACTTATATATGATTTAGTCCATATTCAATTAAGAACATCAATTAAGAGAATAGAAACTTAGTAATAAATCAATCAGTATTTTATAATTAACATGTTGGAGCCAAATGCAAGGCATAActtcaaaagaacaaaaagttaTGCATTGTAATAAATTTCTATACAAAACAAATAGAAAGGGTAAAAGTCTCTCTGAACAAGTGCTGTAGCCTATACCtactcatgatttttttttttttaatcaattcttttgaggagagaaaaaaatgaatagaaatttTTGTGACGGGGTGTAGGCTACCCAGCTTGCTTAAAAaatcctccccccacccccccaaaaaaaaatgggaaaaaaaaaactaaactttcAAAATATTATATTGATAAACAAAGTTACAAATAATGTAACCATAGAAACAACAGTAGCTACATAATTAAACTTTGCATAAAACTGTCAAATATTGACTAACTACCTTTCTGCAAGCAAACTTGCCAAAGCATTGATTTCCAACTTGAAGATTATCGAATGTGGGAGGAAAAATTTTCGTGACACAACATTGCAACTAACCACATTTAAACTAACTTTATCTATAAAATCAATAACTGGATTAAGCCATTTACCAAGTTAAGTGACTCGTTCCAATCCATCTGATATAATCATATACAAATTCATTTGTTATATGTGGTAACCACATTCTTATGATGCTGGTTATACTTTATCAGTCCTACGATATGATACAGGTAATGCAAGACAACTTTTAAAACTCTACGGCATGTATATTTGTCAGTTAACCCTAGTAGCAATTCCAGCCTAAAGCCTATTCTATCATACCAGGTAACAATGAAAGTTGTGATACAGGACAGCAATGGAAAAGCCACTTGATGTATGTAGGTTAAAGCCCAAAGTTGTCCAAATGATTTCCGACAGCCACCACAAATCAGATATTAGTTTAGAAAACTAACATGCCGCAATAAATAAtgcagaaaattcaaaaaaggcTAAAAAAGTAGGTGTTTAATCTAATCATGGCAGCAAGCTTTCTTAGTCACTAAATCAATCAACTCATGAAATAAAGTTTATTTGGAAATTATAAAATGTATATTTCTAATGAGAAATTATTTTGtcttgagaaagaaaaaaaaactctaagaAGTAAACCAGCCTCCATGTGGCCTCAAAAGTGAATTAATTTGTTGTGCAACATTTGGGTCAAGGGTCAAGACAATGGAGTGAGAACAGAAAGAAGTACAATAACTAAACAGAACCTTGTGGAAAGTACTTTCATGGTTAAGCCTCTTGTTAACCATTAGTTTGATACTCAAAGG is a genomic window of Macadamia integrifolia cultivar HAES 741 chromosome 13, SCU_Mint_v3, whole genome shotgun sequence containing:
- the LOC122059521 gene encoding ABC transporter C family member 3-like isoform X4, which gives rise to MDAFEESKNDINMWTLFFKSSTTIFLHGFSASSHLFMLLVLSIFWVRKKHTVPTLENSKQILKNTYFLYYWSSLLSCLGLSFGDLLLSVLNYFSGYKHGWTDLKFFAELDFAFKTLTWFVISVYLHVQFSHSSERRFPILLRIWWAFYFLMSCSYLVIHLGLYWKCSSLPFLLWVSDGMSIFSGFLFCYVGLFVKGREDRDLHLVEPLLKTSSNQSNGDNEKGLSLSGDGVTPYANANLLSIFTFAWMGPLLSLGYSKILDLEDVPQLDNYDSAKVVFADFRNKLEYDGNGSVNDGKVSTPKLVKALILSTWKEILWTTLFSIICTLASYVGPYFIGAFVQYFNSKTHQTKYKFYALVFIFFLSKFIRCISERHLFFQLRVISIKVRAALFTIIYKKGLSLSSQSKQGHSSGKNANLLSVDVERTGLFSWHLHNIWRVPVQVVLALLILYSKIGLASLVAFVSTIILLLANVPLGKLQEKFQGELMDSKDQRMKVTSEALKNMRILKLQGWDMKFLAKIIELRNFETRRLKKLLYSSAIIAFVYLSAPMFISMVTFGFCVLVGIPLDSGKILTALATFNILQGTIYNLPDLIYMVVQTKVSLDRITSFLCLDDLHPNIAYKLSRDSVKVAIDVVKGNFSWELHSPILTLKDINFRVCHGMKVAVCGFVGSGKSSLLSCILGEMPRISGAINLNGTKAYVAQSPWIQSGKIVDNILFGKEMDKKRYNMILEACSLKKDLELFAFGDQTIIGERGINLSGGQKQRIQIARALYHDADIYLLDDPFSAMDAHTGTHLFKVMRGGRITQAGKYEEIHHSGTDFMELVGSHKKGLTVVNSIDRQVTLDNSITSEEDGNLLGSDKPIEDDEEREPKNCKVEKQVHLEGQLVQEEKREKGRVGLSVYWKYVTATYKGAFVPLILLAQISFQCLLIASNYWMVWATPISEDAGPHVRGATLIFVYVALTLGSSLCVLIRSMLIATVGYKTATLFFNKMHLCIFRAPMSFFDSTPSGRILNRASIDQSALDKSIPNQFEEFLMSLVGFLGTAIVLSQVTWQMLILFIPMSVACIWYQQYYMSTARELTRLSGVCQAPIVQHFTESILGSTTIRCFDQEQRFIDTNLKLVDMYSRPKFHFSSAMEWLCFRMDMLASATYAIFLIFLISTPKGVLNPGVAGLAVTYGLDFSMYGVVWDLTMLENEIISFERILQYAYIPSEPPLLVEENRISHGWPSEGKVDIVDLQVRYAPHLPLVLRGLTCTFPGRMKIGIVGRTGSGKSTLVQALFRMLEPEFGQIWIDGINISKIGLHDLRSSLSIIPQDPIMFEGTLRINLDPLEEYTDEQIWEALNKCQLSDEVKKKEGKLDSAVTENGENWSMGQRQLICLGRVLLKRSKVLVLDEATASVDTMTDYLIQQTINQEFSRSTVITIAHRITSILAVDRVLLLDNGHILEYDSPTKLLENKTSSFAKLVKEYTQRFSS
- the LOC122059521 gene encoding ABC transporter C family member 3-like isoform X3; the protein is MDAFEESKNDINMWTLFFKSSTTIFLHGFSASSHLFMLLVLSIFWVRKKHTVPTLENSKQILKNTYFLYYWSSLLSCLGLSFGDLLLSVLNYFSGYKHGWTDLKFFAELDFAFKTLTWFVISVYLHVQFSHSSERRFPILLRIWWAFYFLMSCSYLVIHLGLYWKCSSLPFLLWVSDGMSIFSGFLFCYVGLFVKGREDRDLHLVEPLLKTSSNQSNGDNEKGLSLSGDGVTPYANANLLSIFTFAWMGPLLSLGYSKILDLEDVPQLDNYDSAKVVFADFRNKLEYDGNGSVNDGKVSTPKLVKALILSTWKEILWTTLFSIICTLASYVGPYFIGAFVQYFNSKTHQTKYKFYALVFIFFLSKFIRCISERHLFFQLRVISIKVRAALFTIIYKKGLSLSSQSKQGHSSGKNANLLSVDVERTGLFSWHLHNIWRVPVQVVLALLILYSKIGLASLVAFVSTIILLLANVPLGKLQEKFQGELMDSKDQRMKVTSEALKNMRILKLQGWDMKFLAKIIELRNFETRRLKKLLYSSAIIAFVYLSAPMFISMVTFGFCVLVGIPLDSGKILTALATFNILQGTIYNLPDLIYMVVQTKVSLDRITSFLCLDDLHPNIAYKLSRDSVKVAIDVVKGNFSWELHSPILTLKDINFRVCHGMKVAVCGFVGSGKSSLLSCILGEMPRISGAINLNGTKAYVAQSPWIQSGKIVDNILFGKEMDKKRYNMILEACSLKKDLELFAFGDQTIIGERGINLSGGQKQRIQIARALYHDADIYLLDDPFSAMDAHTGTHLFKECLLGILGSKTVIYVTHQIEFLSFADLILVMRGGRITQAGKYEEIHHSGTDFMELVGSHKKGLTVVNSIDRQVTLDNSITSEEDGNLLGSDKPIEDDEEREPKNCKVEKQVHLEGQLVQEEKREKGRVGLSVYWKYVTATYKGAFVPLILLAQISFQCLLIASNYWMVWATPISEDAGPHVRGATLIFVYVALTLGSSLCVLIRSMLIATVGYKTATLFFNKMHLCIFRAPMSFFDSTPSGRILNRASIDQSALDKSIPNQFEEFLMSLVGFLGTAIVLSQVTWQMLILFIPMSVACIWYQAPIVQHFTESILGSTTIRCFDQEQRFIDTNLKLVDMYSRPKFHFSSAMEWLCFRMDMLASATYAIFLIFLISTPKGVLNPGVAGLAVTYGLDFSMYGVVWDLTMLENEIISFERILQYAYIPSEPPLLVEENRISHGWPSEGKVDIVDLQVRYAPHLPLVLRGLTCTFPGRMKIGIVGRTGSGKSTLVQALFRMLEPEFGQIWIDGINISKIGLHDLRSSLSIIPQDPIMFEGTLRINLDPLEEYTDEQIWEALNKCQLSDEVKKKEGKLDSAVTENGENWSMGQRQLICLGRVLLKRSKVLVLDEATASVDTMTDYLIQQTINQEFSRSTVITIAHRITSILAVDRVLLLDNGHILEYDSPTKLLENKTSSFAKLVKEYTQRFSS
- the LOC122059521 gene encoding ABC transporter C family member 3-like isoform X1 is translated as MDAFEESKNDINMWTLFFKSSTTIFLHGFSASSHLFMLLVLSIFWVRKKHTVPTLENSKQILKNTYFLYYWSSLLSCLGLSFGDLLLSVLNYFSGYKHGWTDLKFFAELDFAFKTLTWFVISVYLHVQFSHSSERRFPILLRIWWAFYFLMSCSYLVIHLGLYWKCSSLPFLLWVSDGMSIFSGFLFCYVGLFVKGREDRDLHLVEPLLKTSSNQSNGDNEKGLSLSGDGVTPYANANLLSIFTFAWMGPLLSLGYSKILDLEDVPQLDNYDSAKVVFADFRNKLEYDGNGSVNDGKVSTPKLVKALILSTWKEILWTTLFSIICTLASYVGPYFIGAFVQYFNSKTHQTKYKFYALVFIFFLSKFIRCISERHLFFQLRVISIKVRAALFTIIYKKGLSLSSQSKQGHSSGKNANLLSVDVERTGLFSWHLHNIWRVPVQVVLALLILYSKIGLASLVAFVSTIILLLANVPLGKLQEKFQGELMDSKDQRMKVTSEALKNMRILKLQGWDMKFLAKIIELRNFETRRLKKLLYSSAIIAFVYLSAPMFISMVTFGFCVLVGIPLDSGKILTALATFNILQGTIYNLPDLIYMVVQTKVSLDRITSFLCLDDLHPNIAYKLSRDSVKVAIDVVKGNFSWELHSPILTLKDINFRVCHGMKVAVCGFVGSGKSSLLSCILGEMPRISGAINLNGTKAYVAQSPWIQSGKIVDNILFGKEMDKKRYNMILEACSLKKDLELFAFGDQTIIGERGINLSGGQKQRIQIARALYHDADIYLLDDPFSAMDAHTGTHLFKECLLGILGSKTVIYVTHQIEFLSFADLILVMRGGRITQAGKYEEIHHSGTDFMELVGSHKKGLTVVNSIDRQVTLDNSITSEEDGNLLGSDKPIEDDEEREPKNCKVEKQVHLEGQLVQEEKREKGRVGLSVYWKYVTATYKGAFVPLILLAQISFQCLLIASNYWMVWATPISEDAGPHVRGATLIFVYVALTLGSSLCVLIRSMLIATVGYKTATLFFNKMHLCIFRAPMSFFDSTPSGRILNRASIDQSALDKSIPNQFEEFLMSLVGFLGTAIVLSQVTWQMLILFIPMSVACIWYQQYYMSTARELTRLSGVCQAPIVQHFTESILGSTTIRCFDQEQRFIDTNLKLVDMYSRPKFHFSSAMEWLCFRMDMLASATYAIFLIFLISTPKGVLNPGVAGLAVTYGLDFSMYGVVWDLTMLENEIISFERILQYAYIPSEPPLLVEENRISHGWPSEGKVDIVDLQVRYAPHLPLVLRGLTCTFPGRMKIGIVGRTGSGKSTLVQALFRMLEPEFGQIWIDGINISKIGLHDLRSSLSIIPQDPIMFEGTLRINLDPLEEYTDEQIWEALNKCQLSDEVKKKEGKLDSAVTENGENWSMGQRQLICLGRVLLKRSKVLVLDEATASVDTMTDYLIQQTINQEFSRSTVITIAHRITSILAVDRVLLLDNGHILEYDSPTKLLENKTSSFAKLVKEYTQRFSS
- the LOC122059521 gene encoding ABC transporter C family member 3-like isoform X2, whose amino-acid sequence is MDAFEESKNDINMWTLFFKSSTTIFLHGFSASSHLFMLLVLSIFWVRKKHTVPTLENSKQILKNTYFLYYWSSLLSCLGLSFGDLLLSVLNYFSGYKHGWTDLKFFAELDFAFKTLTWFVISVYLHVQFSHSSERRFPILLRIWWAFYFLMSCSYLVIHLGLYWKCSSLPFLLWVSDGMSIFSGFLFCYVGLFVKGREDRDLHLVEPLLKTSSNQSNGDNEKGLSLSGDGVTPYANANLLSIFTFAWMGPLLSLGYSKILDLEDVPQLDNYDSAKVVFADFRNKLEYDGNGSVNDGKVSTPKLVKALILSTWKEILWTTLFSIICTLASYVGPYFIGAFVQYFNSKTHQTKYKFYALVFIFFLSKFIRCISERHLFFQLRVISIKVRAALFTIIYKKGLSLSSQSKQGHSSGKNANLLSVDVERTGLFSWHLHNIWRVPVQVVLALLILYSKIGLASLVAFVSTIILLLANVPLGKLQEKFQGELMDSKDQRMKVTSEALKNMRILKLQGWDMKFLAKIIELRNFETRRLKKLLYSSAIIAFVYLSAPMFISMVTFGFCVLVGIPLDSGKILTALATFNILQGTIYNLPDLIYMVVQTKVSLDRITSFLCLDDLHPNIAYKLSRDSVKVAIDVVKGNFSWELHSPILTLKDINFRVCHGMKVAVCGFVGSGKSSLLSCILGEMPRISGAINLNGTKAYVAQSPWIQSGKIVDNILFGKEMDKKRYNMILEACSLKKDLELFAFGDQTIIGERGINLSGGQKQRIQIARALYHDADIYLLDDPFSAMDAHTGTHLFKECLLGILGSKTVIYVTHQIEFLSFADLILVMRGGRITQAGKYEEIHHSGTDFMELVGSHKKGLTVVNSIDRQVTLDNSITSEEDGNLLGSDKPIEDDEEREPKNCKVEKQVHLEGQLVQEEKREKGRVGLSVYWKYVTATYKGAFVPLILLAQISFQCLLIASNYWMVWATPISEDAGPHVRGATLIFVYVALTLGSSLCVLIRSMLIATVGYKTATLFFNKMHLCIFRAPMSFFDSTPSGRILNRASIDQSALDKSIPNQFEEFLMSLVGFLGTAIVLSQVTWQMLILFIPMSVACIWYQQYYMSTARELTRLSGVCQAPIVQHFTESILGSTTIRCFDQEQRFIDTNLKLVDMYSRPKFHFSSAMEWLCFRMDMLASATYAIFLIFLISTPKGVLNPGLAVTYGLDFSMYGVVWDLTMLENEIISFERILQYAYIPSEPPLLVEENRISHGWPSEGKVDIVDLQVRYAPHLPLVLRGLTCTFPGRMKIGIVGRTGSGKSTLVQALFRMLEPEFGQIWIDGINISKIGLHDLRSSLSIIPQDPIMFEGTLRINLDPLEEYTDEQIWEALNKCQLSDEVKKKEGKLDSAVTENGENWSMGQRQLICLGRVLLKRSKVLVLDEATASVDTMTDYLIQQTINQEFSRSTVITIAHRITSILAVDRVLLLDNGHILEYDSPTKLLENKTSSFAKLVKEYTQRFSS
- the LOC122059521 gene encoding ABC transporter C family member 3-like isoform X5, coding for MDAFEESKNDINMWTLFFKSSTTIFLHGFSASSHLFMLLVLSIFWVRKKHTVPTLENSKQILKNTYFLYYWSSLLSCLGLSFGDLLLSVLNYFSGYKHGWTDLKFFAELDFAFKTLTWFVISVYLHVQFSHSSERRFPILLRIWWAFYFLMSCSYLVIHLGLYWKCSSLPFLLWVSDGMSIFSGFLFCYVGLFVKGREDRDLHLVEPLLKTSSNQSNGDNEKGLSLSGDGVTPYANANLLSIFTFAWMGPLLSLGYSKILDLEDVPQLDNYDSAKVVFADFRNKLEYDGNGSVNDGKVSTPKLVKALILSTWKEILWTTLFSIICTLASYVGPYFIGAFVQYFNSKTHQTKYKFYALVFIFFLSKFIRCISERHLFFQLRVISIKVRAALFTIIYKKGLSLSSQSKQGHSSGKNANLLSVDVERTGLFSWHLHNIWRVPVQVVLALLILYSKIGLASLVAFVSTIILLLANVPLGKLQEKFQGELMDSKDQRMKVTSEALKNMRILKLQGWDMKFLAKIIELRNFETRRLKKLLYSSAIIAFVYLSAPMFISMVTFGFCVLVGIPLDSGKILTALATFNILQGTIYNLPDLIYMVVQTKVSLDRITSFLCLDDLHPNIAYKLSRDSVKVAIDVVKGNFSWELHSPILTLKDINFRVCHGMKVAVCGFVGSGKSSLLSCILGEMPRISGAINLNGTKAYVAQSPWIQSGKIVDNILFGKEMDKKRYNMILEACSLKKDLELFAFGDQTIIGERGINLSGGQKQRIQIARALYHDADIYLLDDPFSAMDAHTGTHLFKECLLGILGSKTVIYVTHQIEFLSFADLILVMRGGRITQAGKYEEIHHSGTDFMELVGSHKKGLTVVNSIDRQVTLDNSITSEEDGNLLGSDKPIEDDEEREPKNCKVEKQVHLEGQLVQEEKREKGRVGLSVYWKYVTATYKGAFVPLILLAQISFQCLLIASNYWMVWATPISEDAGPHVRGATLIFVYVALTLGSSLCVLIRSMLIATVGYKTATLFFNKMHLCIFRAPMSFFDSTPSGRILNRASIDQSALDKSIPNQFEEFLMSLVGFLGTAIVLSQVTWQMLILFIPMSVACIWYQVRYAPHLPLVLRGLTCTFPGRMKIGIVGRTGSGKSTLVQALFRMLEPEFGQIWIDGINISKIGLHDLRSSLSIIPQDPIMFEGTLRINLDPLEEYTDEQIWEALNKCQLSDEVKKKEGKLDSAVTENGENWSMGQRQLICLGRVLLKRSKVLVLDEATASVDTMTDYLIQQTINQEFSRSTVITIAHRITSILAVDRVLLLDNGHILEYDSPTKLLENKTSSFAKLVKEYTQRFSS